TAAATTTATATCTTTAGAAGAAAATATCTTTGGCTATACATTGAAAACGAATAAACTCCCATAATTACAAAAAGCTCGTACAACTTTTGAACAGTTTGTACGAGCTTTTTACATAAATTAAGCCTCTATTTTCTTGTTAACCGATTGGCGTCTTTCTTTTCTACGTGCTTCAAGCTTTTTTCGATCTTCATCCGATTTTGCATTATACTTCGGTAAAGCCAACAATTGGTATGCATTAACTGCTACAAGTGGGAATAATAACAATGCAACATAAGTATCGATATTTTCTTGTCTACCCATTAATGCAATTATCCATTCAAGAGAAGTTATAACAATCATAAAAAATAATGCTGAAACTAAAATGTGTTTTTTATCTGTTAATTGAACTTTTTTTATTGCCGTGGCGATTGCACCAAAAACTAAAACTAGTAATAATCCAATGTAGAATAACCAATCCTTATAATCCTGTGCACTAGGTGCAAAACGGAATACAATTAAATCAAAAAGTACAATTACAATTAATAACGTTTGTACCCAATTCCATAAAGTTAATGTTCTAAACACACCAACGCCAACTTGATGTATTGTTAAATATGCGAAAAAACCGGCCTGTGCAATAACACTCATAGTAAAACCTAAAAGAATCATCCAACCAAAAGCAGCGATAAACTCAACGATATCACCGTTGGCTAAATATGGTTGGAAAAAGTTCCAACGAATGATAACACCAGCAACACCCGTGACGATGCCGCCAATAGCCATACACATGAAGAAAAATTTAATCCAATTTCGTATTGTCACGACAATTGTCCCCCATTTTTTAATTATCCTAATACATTTTAGCAATCGTTTGTTAAAAAAGCTATCGAAGTAATAAAGGTATACATATAATGCTCTGATTTGTGAACAATAATTGAAAGAGAGCCTTTATATTTAAGAAAGGACTGATAAACGTGTTGAATCGGATATTTTCCATGATGTTTGTTTTATTACTTTTAACAAGTTGTTCTGATAATCAAGGCCAATCCATGTCCTATGATGAAATAAAGAAAATCATGATTGATTCCATTCAAACAGAGGACGGGAAAAAAGCTTTACGTCAGCTTCTTGAGGATCCAAGTATTCGTGAACTGATCGTGCTAGAGCATGATGAAGTTGAAACTGCAATTAAGAATACTTTACTATCTGAAGATGCACAGGATTTTTGGAAAAAAACATTTGAAGATCCAGCTTTTAAGGAATCTATAGCAAAAAGTATGAAAGACCAACAAACGGAAATAATGCAAGATCTTATAAAGAATGCTACATTCCAAGAAGACTTAATCACATTTTTCGGTCAGTCTGAAATGCAAAAGCAATTGGAAACTATTTTAAAAAGCTCAACTCTTCGCAAGCAAATGGAAGAAGTAGTAATGCAAACAATTGATGATCCTCTACTACAAACTAAATGGCAGGATCTGATTAAAAAAGCAGGTGAAACTTCTGGAGGCGGCGAATCTGGCGGTGAGTCAGGTGGTGGCGGCGGCTCTGGGGGCGGCGGAGGTTCCGGTGGTGGCCAAGGTGAATCTGGAAGCTAAAATATTATATAAAAAAGCGGACTGCATTAAGGGAGTCCGCTTGTTTTTTGCTTATTATTTTTCTAATTGTTCAATTACTTTTTGAGCAATATCTATATAAATTTTACCCGTCGGATGTTCTTCGTCATAAACGGATGGAGCAAAATCCTCTTTCGACCAATCTGGTTGTCCAAGTGGTACTTGACCTAATAATTCTGTGCGTAGTTCATCAGCAAGTTTAGGTCCTCCACCTTTACCGAAAACATACTCCTTCTCACCCGTTACTTTCGATTCAAACCAAGACATGTTTTCAATAACACCTAAAATGTCATGATTTGTTTGTAATGCCATTGCACCAGCTCGGGCAGCAACAAATGCAGCTGTTGGATGTGGAGTCGTAACAATAATTTCTTTTGAAGTTGGCAATGCTTGGTGAATATCTAGTGCTACGTCACCTGTACCTGGTGGTAAGTCTAATAGTAGGTAATCAAGCTCTCCCCAATCTACATCACGGAAGAATTGATCTAACACTTTCCCTAACATCGGCCCACGCCAAACGATTGGTGCATTATTTTCAACAAAGAATCCCATTGAAATAACCTTTACACCCATACGATCAACGGGATAAATGCTATTATCTTTTACGACCGGCATTTCTTGGATACCCATCATATCAGGAACACTGAATCCATAAATATCCGCATCGATTAAGCCTACTTTTTTACCTAAACGTGAAAGCGCTACTGCTAAGTTAACGGATACTGTCGATTTACCAACGCCACCTTTACCCGATGCAATCGCTATCACTTGAACAGTTGATAAAGGTGATAAGATATCATGTGATTCACTTTGTGTTGCTTGGCCACGGAAGCTTTCCAATACTTCTGGTGACAATTCTTCAAAACGAATACCAACTGATGCAGCACCTGCTTCTTTTAATACTTCTACAATTTTCATTTGTAATTGCATTTGTTCAGGTGTATTTGTTTTTGCAATTGCAACCTTGACGCTAACATGGTTCTTTTCTTCTTTAATCGTTACACCTACGATACCGCTAGTTTCTGCTAATGTTTTATGTAAAAATGGGTCTTCTAATTTTCCTAAAACTTCTCTGACTTGTTGTTCGTTTATCACTAGAAACACTCCCCTATTTTTGGTTCCGTTTTTAGTATATCACACTGCATGACAGTGCAAAGTATAACGACTTTTTTAGTTATTCGAATTCCATATTTACATAATTTTCGATGCCATCAACAATTGCGGTAGCCATTTTTTCTTGGTAACTATCGTCTGACAATAGTGCTCGCTCTTCATCATTACTTAAAAAACCTGTTTCAATTAATACTGCTGGAACTTCAGCTTTTTTCAAGAGATAAATTTGTTTAATGGCTAGAGCTTCTCTGTCTGTATTTTGTAAGCTGTTTTTTATTGAGTCTTGTACAGATTTTGCTAATAATTCGCTATTTGGATGCCCGTCTTGATGATAAAACACTTGTGCACCACGCCATTTCGCTTCAGGGATTGCATTTGCATGAATGGTAATAAAGATTTCAGGTTCGTTCGATTTTACAATTTCCTCACGTAAAAAGATATCTTGTTTCTTTCGTTCTCTTAATGTAGGGAATTCTTCACTTGGTGCATGCTCGTCTAATACATCTCCATCCGTATTTCTCGTCATTACAACTTCAGCGCCCATTCGTTTCAATTGACTTTCAACTTTCTGAGCGATTGCAAGCGTAACATCCTTTTCAATTACCGATTGAGATGATGCTCCCCCATCAACTCCACCATGACCAGCATCTACAACAATTTTGACACCACCTAATGGTTCAGGTAAAAAGAACTTTCTGTCTGAAGCGCTTGTCTCATATACAACCACCGCAAGACAAACTAATAAAATTACAATTAGTGCAAGCCATCGTTTCAAAACTATTACACCGCCTTTTTGCAACCTTTTGCACTACTATACGCTAGGAAAGCAACTTGTATGCGTAAAGTTTTGAATATGAAAAAATAGTTTATTTATGACTAACTATTTTTCTAAAAGTTTTTCGTTCTATCATCTAAATTTTTAAAAAAGCTGCCCACCTATAGAAAGATGGACAGCAAATGAGTCTATTATTGTACTTGAAGTTGATTTTGTAGGTTTGCATAAAAACCGCGCTGATTCATTAATGTTTGATGATTTCCTTGCTCGATAATAGACCCATCTTTAATGACAAGAATTTGGTCCGCATTTTCAATGGTTTTTAACCGATGAGCAATAACAAAGCTTGTACGGCCCTTCATCAGATTATTTAATCCTTTTTGAATATGAACCTCCGTCATCGTATCTACACTAGATGTTGCCTCATCTAATATTAAAATATCTGGATCTTCTAAAATTGCCCTCGCAATGGCAATTAACTGCCGTTGCCCTTGACTTAGGTTCATACCACCTGAGACGAGCATCGTGTCATATTGCTGCGGTAAATATTTTATAAAGCTATGGGCAAAGGCGATTTTAGCAGCTTGCTTAACTTCTTCATCCGTTGCATCGAGCTTACCATAACGGATATTTTCCCTTACCGTACCAGAAAATAAATAAGTATCTTGTAATACGACACCTATATGCTCTCTTATATTTTCCATTTTATAATGTTTAATATTTTCTCCATCAATTAAGATTTCTCCACTTGTTGTATCATAGAACCGATTCAACAATTGAATAATCGTAGTTTTCCCAGAACCTGTTGGACCAACAAGTGCAACAGTCTCCCCTGCTTTTGCATGGAAAGAAATATTTTTCAGTACAGATTTTTCATCATTGTAACGGAAATAAACATTTCGAAACATTACTTCGCCTATGAATTTATCCTTTGTTATAGCATTCGGAATATCCTTGACTTCCTCCTCTTCATCCATTATTTCAAACACACGCTCAGCTCCAGCGATGGCTGATTGGAATGTATTTAATAAGTTGGATAATTGATTGATTGGACGCAAAAATTGGCGAGAGTAAGTTGCAAATGATGCAATAATACCTATTGTAACTAGATTATTTATCGACATTAATGCCCCTACTCCTACAACTATCCCTAAGCCTAATGTGTTAATAAAGTTATTCATCGGGCCCATTAATCCAGATACAATTTCTGCCCGCATTGCTGAACTTCTTAGTTTTTCATTCGCTTCATGGAATTGTTCAATCGTTTGTGCTTCTTTTCCGAATAATGTTGTTATATCTGAGTTTGAAATGGATTCTGCTATAAATCCATTCAAGATTCCTAGGTCTTTTTGTCTTTGGGCGTAGTTTTTACTACTACGTTTAATAATTTGTTTTGCTGACCATAAAATACAAGGAATAATAAGCATTGTCACAATTGCTAGTATCCAGTTTAAATAAAGCATCGCTATAGCAGTACCAATCACCGTCAAGACAGTGGAAATGATTTGAAGAACACTTTGAGAAAGGGCAACGTTTAAATTTTCTATATCATTTGTCATTCGACTCATTAAATCACCTTGTTGCCTCTTATCAAAGGACGCAAGCGGCAGCACTTGGAACTTTTTGAATAAGTGCTGCCGGAGCTGCCATATCGATTTTTGTGATACGTGAATCATGACAAAGGTTTGCAACCACGTTAATATTGCCCCTACAATATAAATGGCTGTTAATAGAACAATCATCCGAATTGCCCCAGCAATATCTTTTGGCAATATATAATGATCGATAATAATCCCGATTATTAACGGGCCCAGTATGCTTAGGATTGATGAAAAAATGACAAATACGATGGCACTTATTAAGCCAATACGCTCATTTTTCAAATAAGTCCATATCCTTCTTATTGTTGCTTTTTGATTTTTTGCCTTTTCAGCGGGACCATTAAATCTACCACCTGGGTGTTTTAAAGGTGATCTTGGCATAGATCTATTTTGTGGTAAAGGTGGTTGAGTGGCTGATTTATTCACTTAACACACCCCCCTTTACAATTTGTGTTTCAACAATTTCTTGGTACGTTTTGTTTCCCTGCAATAGTTCCTCATGTGTTCCATGTCCAACTATATAACCATCATCCAACACGAATATTTGGTCTGCATAGCGGATGGAGGAAACCTTTGAAGACACGATAAACTTGGTAGTATCCTCGAAGTTTTCCTTAATCGCTTTTTGAATGTTTTTTTCGGAAATACTATCAACTGCAGATGTTGTATCATCCAAAATTAAAATCGAAGGCTTTCTAACAAAGGCACGAGCCATTGCAAGCCTCTGTTTTTGTCCCCCCGATAAATTCGTTGCTCCCTGAGAAACAACATGTTTTTCTTTCGCATCAAACCTTTCTACAAACTCATAGGCTTGAGAAGATTGTAAAGCTTCAATTATTTCTTCAAACGTCGCATCTTCTTTTCCGTATTTCACATTTTCTTCAATTGATTTTGAAAAAAGTGTTGCTCGTTGTGGCGCAAAGGCAATCGCCTGGCGCAATGTTTGTAAGTCTAATTGTTTAATTGGAATTCCATCAATTTTGATTTCACCTTCTGTTACATCAAATAGTCGGGGAATTAATTTTACAATCGTCGATTTCCCACTTCCTGTTGCACCGATAATACCGATTGTTTCACCTGAACGAGCTTTGAATGAAATATTTTTTAGAACAGGTTCATTTTCTTCGATATACGTAAAGCTAACTTGATCAAATTCTACCTCACCTTTTAGAGTTGTAGTCTTCGCATTTTCGCCTGATTTAATATCTGGCGTTTCCTCTAGCACATCTACAATACGTTTGGCACTTGGTAATGCGCGTGCAATTTGCATTAATACCGCAGACGAACTCATCAACCCACCCATCACCATCATTAAATAGTTGATAAATGCAACGATAACGCCTACTTGGATCGTGCCGTTCTCTACTTTAATTGCTCCTAGCCATAATGCTAAGATAATCCCTATATTCACAACAAACATTGTTAAAGGACCTAGTATTCCGATAATTTGATCAGCTCGAATATTTCTTTTCATTAGTGATCCGTTAACCTCAGTAAACTGGTCAATTTGATGGTTTTTACGATTGTAAGCTTTAATCACTCGAATACCAGCTAAGTTTTCCTGTACCTTCGTGTTTACTTGGTCGATTGCTTCTTGCACTTTTAAAAACAGTTTCCCCGATATTTTCGTAAAGAAAAATATCGAGAAGGCTAATATAGGAACGACAAACAATAATACTGGAAACAATTCCCTTGCAGTAAAGAAGATAATAATAATAGCACCGATAAATGTTAAAGGTCCGCGCACAAATACTTTTAACAGCATCATAAGCGCTCGTTGTATCATTTCCACGTCGCTTGTAATGTTCGTGATTAACTTCCCAAGGGTAAAATGGTCTTTATTTCGATTTGAGAAATATGTAATTGTTTGATATAAGTCTTTTCTTATATCTGTCGCAAAATTTACTGACGCTTTTGTTGCATAGATTGAACAACCTACACCACCCACT
Above is a genomic segment from Lysinibacillus sp. PLM2 containing:
- the kbaA gene encoding KinB-signaling pathway activation protein, producing the protein MTIRNWIKFFFMCMAIGGIVTGVAGVIIRWNFFQPYLANGDIVEFIAAFGWMILLGFTMSVIAQAGFFAYLTIHQVGVGVFRTLTLWNWVQTLLIVIVLFDLIVFRFAPSAQDYKDWLFYIGLLLVLVFGAIATAIKKVQLTDKKHILVSALFFMIVITSLEWIIALMGRQENIDTYVALLLFPLVAVNAYQLLALPKYNAKSDEDRKKLEARRKERRQSVNKKIEA
- the gerD gene encoding spore germination protein GerD, with product MFVLLLLTSCSDNQGQSMSYDEIKKIMIDSIQTEDGKKALRQLLEDPSIRELIVLEHDEVETAIKNTLLSEDAQDFWKKTFEDPAFKESIAKSMKDQQTEIMQDLIKNATFQEDLITFFGQSEMQKQLETILKSSTLRKQMEEVVMQTIDDPLLQTKWQDLIKKAGETSGGGESGGESGGGGGSGGGGGSGGGQGESGS
- a CDS encoding iron-sulfur cluster carrier protein, with amino-acid sequence MINEQQVREVLGKLEDPFLHKTLAETSGIVGVTIKEEKNHVSVKVAIAKTNTPEQMQLQMKIVEVLKEAGAASVGIRFEELSPEVLESFRGQATQSESHDILSPLSTVQVIAIASGKGGVGKSTVSVNLAVALSRLGKKVGLIDADIYGFSVPDMMGIQEMPVVKDNSIYPVDRMGVKVISMGFFVENNAPIVWRGPMLGKVLDQFFRDVDWGELDYLLLDLPPGTGDVALDIHQALPTSKEIIVTTPHPTAAFVAARAGAMALQTNHDILGVIENMSWFESKVTGEKEYVFGKGGGPKLADELRTELLGQVPLGQPDWSKEDFAPSVYDEEHPTGKIYIDIAQKVIEQLEK
- the cwlD gene encoding germination-specific N-acetylmuramoyl-L-alanine amidase; amino-acid sequence: MKRWLALIVILLVCLAVVVYETSASDRKFFLPEPLGGVKIVVDAGHGGVDGGASSQSVIEKDVTLAIAQKVESQLKRMGAEVVMTRNTDGDVLDEHAPSEEFPTLRERKKQDIFLREEIVKSNEPEIFITIHANAIPEAKWRGAQVFYHQDGHPNSELLAKSVQDSIKNSLQNTDREALAIKQIYLLKKAEVPAVLIETGFLSNDEERALLSDDSYQEKMATAIVDGIENYVNMEFE
- a CDS encoding multidrug ABC transporter ATP-binding protein; its protein translation is MNKSATQPPLPQNRSMPRSPLKHPGGRFNGPAEKAKNQKATIRRIWTYLKNERIGLISAIVFVIFSSILSILGPLIIGIIIDHYILPKDIAGAIRMIVLLTAIYIVGAILTWLQTFVMIHVSQKSIWQLRQHLFKKFQVLPLASFDKRQQGDLMSRMTNDIENLNVALSQSVLQIISTVLTVIGTAIAMLYLNWILAIVTMLIIPCILWSAKQIIKRSSKNYAQRQKDLGILNGFIAESISNSDITTLFGKEAQTIEQFHEANEKLRSSAMRAEIVSGLMGPMNNFINTLGLGIVVGVGALMSINNLVTIGIIASFATYSRQFLRPINQLSNLLNTFQSAIAGAERVFEIMDEEEEVKDIPNAITKDKFIGEVMFRNVYFRYNDEKSVLKNISFHAKAGETVALVGPTGSGKTTIIQLLNRFYDTTSGEILIDGENIKHYKMENIREHIGVVLQDTYLFSGTVRENIRYGKLDATDEEVKQAAKIAFAHSFIKYLPQQYDTMLVSGGMNLSQGQRQLIAIARAILEDPDILILDEATSSVDTMTEVHIQKGLNNLMKGRTSFVIAHRLKTIENADQILVIKDGSIIEQGNHQTLMNQRGFYANLQNQLQVQ
- a CDS encoding multidrug ABC transporter ATP-binding protein, giving the protein MHAISRLKKYIKPYLLFAIIAPILMILEVAMDLLQPTIMKHIIDDGIANKDSPYVMTMFGLMILCAILGLVGGVGCSIYATKASVNFATDIRKDLYQTITYFSNRNKDHFTLGKLITNITSDVEMIQRALMMLLKVFVRGPLTFIGAIIIIFFTARELFPVLLFVVPILAFSIFFFTKISGKLFLKVQEAIDQVNTKVQENLAGIRVIKAYNRKNHQIDQFTEVNGSLMKRNIRADQIIGILGPLTMFVVNIGIILALWLGAIKVENGTIQVGVIVAFINYLMMVMGGLMSSSAVLMQIARALPSAKRIVDVLEETPDIKSGENAKTTTLKGEVEFDQVSFTYIEENEPVLKNISFKARSGETIGIIGATGSGKSTIVKLIPRLFDVTEGEIKIDGIPIKQLDLQTLRQAIAFAPQRATLFSKSIEENVKYGKEDATFEEIIEALQSSQAYEFVERFDAKEKHVVSQGATNLSGGQKQRLAMARAFVRKPSILILDDTTSAVDSISEKNIQKAIKENFEDTTKFIVSSKVSSIRYADQIFVLDDGYIVGHGTHEELLQGNKTYQEIVETQIVKGGVLSE